In Halomarina salina, one DNA window encodes the following:
- a CDS encoding cupredoxin domain-containing protein, with amino-acid sequence MQQSKFPTISRRNVLKTAGAFSLLTTVGVGTALADKPERKGNNFGNGNGIGAFLNEKALYKPSPIWADGVVDMTEQDTVEVLSGAITNVEIPIEGFEEMEVAPVAFNPMAIKVTPGTTVTWVWPEYPIPIPHDVVSLDGLFNSGYRYPGGTASPGGPVLPDFSHIFDEPGNYLYYCTPHGAPRKVNGIGGEVYNEFGMRGAVIVTDE; translated from the coding sequence ATGCAGCAATCAAAATTTCCAACTATCAGTCGCCGTAACGTACTGAAGACCGCAGGGGCCTTCTCGCTGCTCACGACTGTTGGCGTCGGTACCGCGCTTGCAGACAAGCCCGAGCGGAAGGGCAACAACTTCGGCAACGGGAACGGAATCGGGGCCTTCCTGAACGAGAAAGCCCTGTATAAGCCCTCGCCTATCTGGGCTGACGGGGTCGTCGATATGACCGAGCAGGACACTGTCGAAGTGCTCAGCGGTGCGATAACGAACGTCGAAATACCAATCGAAGGATTCGAAGAGATGGAAGTGGCGCCAGTCGCGTTCAACCCGATGGCCATCAAGGTCACCCCTGGGACGACCGTCACTTGGGTGTGGCCAGAGTACCCGATTCCGATTCCTCACGACGTGGTTTCGTTGGACGGACTGTTCAACAGTGGATACCGTTACCCGGGAGGAACTGCCTCCCCAGGTGGCCCCGTCCTCCCGGACTTCTCTCACATTTTCGACGAGCCGGGCAACTACCTCTACTACTGCACGCCTCACGGAGCACCCCGTAAGGTGAACGGCATCGGAGGAGAGGTCTACAACGAGTTCGGGATGCGCGGTGCAGTCATCGTCACGGACGAGTAA